Proteins from a genomic interval of Scatophagus argus isolate fScaArg1 chromosome 6, fScaArg1.pri, whole genome shotgun sequence:
- the LOC124060529 gene encoding dipeptidyl peptidase 9-like isoform X1 translates to MHRVKRLKTEDKTDDGLESVRGTLAGMTGVDELSDSTEVVEMEDVNPTQFQVEKHTWDGLRKIIHKSRKNTGVIINKAPHDFQFIQKDETSPHSHRIYYLGMPYASRENALLYSDIPKKVRKDALLVLSWKQLLDHFQASPHHGGFSREEELLRERKRLGVSGITSYDYHRPSGLFLFQANSSLYYCRDGGNNSFITSPMQPVEIKSQSSGTRMDPKICPGDPNFIGFINNNDIWVTSIQTSEERRLTFCHKGQDQDGIDNPKEDTKSAGVATFVTQEEFDRFTGYWWSPAAHEESDGGKTLQILYEEVDESEVEIIHVPSPALEERKTDVYRYPRAGSKNPDITLKIAEIRTDSLGKIVSTQEKELPVPFTMLFPGVEYVTRAGWTKDGRYAWAVMMDRRQQHLQLVLLPPALFIPAHQDEASRLKSLEALGDRVQPFVIYQETSDIWINVHDIFHPFIQTSDDEITFLIVNESKTGFCHLYKITSVLQRGSYDWAKGYMHSEDDFKCPVKEEVTVTSGEWEVLANHGAKRSSSPQIWVDETTKLVYFQGTKDSPLEHHLYVVSYDSPGEIVRLTKPGFSHSCSVSQTFDMFVSHYSNLTTAPCVHIYKLNGSDSDPLHKEPQFWASMMESSGLPYDYTPPEIFNFTGTSGFELYGMLYKPQNLVPGRKHPTVVFVYGGPQVQLVNNSYKGVKYLRLNTLASLGYAVLVIDGRGSCQRGLKFEGAVKDKMGQVEIEDQVEGLHYVADKYKFVDLSRVAIHGWSYGGFLSLMGLIHKPDIFKVAIAGAPVTLWMAYDTGYTERYLDTPDKNSKGYEACSVALHVDKLPNEPNRLLILHGFLDENVHFFHTNFLVSQLIRAGKPYNLQVYPNERHSIRCPESGEHYEITLLHFLQQNL, encoded by the exons ATGCACAGAGTAAAGAGGCTGAaaactgaagacaaaacagacGACGGCCTGGAAAG CGTTAGAGGGACACTGGCAGGCATGACGGGGGTGGACGAGCTCTCGGACAGCACAGAGGTGGTGGAGATGGAGGATGTGAATCCCACTCAATTCCAGGTGGAGAAGCATACATGGGACGGCCTGCGGAAGATCATCCACAAAAGCCGCAAGAACACAGGCGTGATCATCAACAAGGCACCACATGATTTCCAGTTCATCCAGAAGGACGAGACCAGTCCCCACTCCCACCGCATCTACTACCTTG GAATGCCTTACGCCAGCAGGGAAAACGCATTGCTTTACTCAGACATTCCCAAGAAGGTCCGCAAAGATGCTCTGTTGGTTTTGTCGTGGAAACAGCTGCTGGATCACTTCCAG GCCAGCCCTCACCACGGGGGCTTCTCTcgagaggaggagctgctgagagagaggaaacgTTTGGGGGTGTCTGGCATCACCTCCTATGATTACCACCGTCCCAGCGGCCTCTTCTTGTTCCAGGCCAACAGCAGTCTGTACTACTGCCGAGATGGTGGAAATAACAGCTTCATT actTCTCCCATGCAGCCTGTGGAGATTAAAAGCCAGAGTTCAGGCACACGCATGGACCCCAAGATTTGCCCGGGGGACCCCAACTTTATCGGCTTCATCAACAACAACGACATTTGGGTGACCAGCATTCAGACGAGCGAAGAGAGGAGGCTCACCTTCTGCCACAAAGGTCAGGATCAAGACG gTATTGATAACCCAAAAGAGGATACTAAATCTGCTGGTGTAGCCACTTTTGTCACACAGGAGGAGTTTGACCGCTTCACTGGCTACTGGTGGTCGCCAGCTGCTCATGAAG AATCGGATGGTGGTAAGACTCTGCAGATTCTGTATGAGGAGGTGGACGAGTCCGAGGTCGAGATCATTCACGTTCCGTCTCCGGCTCTGGAGGAGCGCAAGACTGATGTCTACAGATACCCACGCGCAG GCAGCAAGAATCCTGATATTACTCTCAAAATAGCAGAAATCAGGACAGACAGTCTCGGCAAA ATTGTCAGCACCCAGGAGAAGGAGTTGCCTGTTCCCTTCACCATGCTGTTCCCTGGTGTTGAGTATGTCACCAGAGCCGGATGGACAAAAGACGGCCGATA tgcatgGGCGGTCATGATGGACCGGCGGCAGCAGCACCTCCAGCTGGTCCTGCTGCCCCCAGCGCTCTTCATCCCTGCACATCAGGACGAGGCCAGCAGGCTAAAGAGCTTGGAGGCCCTCGGAGACAGAGTCCAGCCCTTCGTCATCTATCAGGAGACCAGCGACATCTGGATCAAT GTCCATGACATCTTCCATCCGTTCATCCAAACCAGTGATGATGAGATCACCTTCTTAATCGTAAATGAGTCAAAAACAGGCTTCTGCCACCTGTACAAGATCACGTCTGTGTTACAGCGGGGCAGCTACGACTGGGCCAAAGGCTACATGCACTCTGAAG ATGATTTCAAATGTCCGGTCAAAGAGGAGGTGACGGTAACCAGCGGGGAGTGGGAGGTGCTGGCCAATCATGGAGCAAAG CGTTCGTCCAGTCCCCAGATTTGGGTTGACGAGACAACAAAGCTGGTTTACTTCCAGGGAACCAAAGACTCTCCTCTGGAACATCACCTCTACGTCGTGAGCTACGACTCGCCAGGAGAAATTGTTAGACTCACCAAACCCGGCTTCTCTCACAGCTGCTCCGTGAGCCAG ACCTTTGACATGTTTGTCAGCCATTACAGCAACTTGACCACGGCGCCCTGTGTCCACATCTACAAGCTGAACGGCTCAGACAGCGACCCGCTGCACAAAGAGCCGCAGTTCTGGGCGAGCATGATGGAGTCGTCAG GCCTCCCATATGACTACACTCCTCCAGAGATCTTTAACTTCACAGGGACGTCGGGCTTCGAGCTGTACGGCATGTTGTACAAACCACAAAACCTGGTTCCCGGCAGGAAGCATCCCACCGTTGTATTTGTCTATGGCGGTCCGCAG GTACAGTTAGTGAATAACTCCTATAAAGGAGTGAAGTACCTGCGGCTGAACACGCTGGCGTCTCTGGGCTACGCCGTGCTGGTCATCGATGGGCGGGGCTCCTGTCAGCGGGGACTGAAGTTCGAAGGAGCTGTGAAGGACAAAATG GGTCAGGTGGAAATTGAAGACCAGGTGGAGGGTTTGCACTACGTAGCCGACAAGTACAAGTTTGTGGACCTGAGCCGTGTTGCCATCCATGGCTGGTCGTACGGAGGCTTCCTGTCCCTCATGGGCCTCATCCACAAACCTGACATCTTCAAG GTTGCCATTGCAGGAGCTCCAGTGACGTTGTGGATGGCCTACGACACGGGCTACACAGAGCGATATTTGGACACGCCTGACAAAAACTCGAAGGGATATGAAGCTTGTTCTGTCGCCCTGCATGTTGACAAGCTCCCCAATGA GCCCAACAGGTTGCTGATCCTGCACGGGTTTCTAGATGAAAATGTGCACTTTTTCCACACAAACTTCCTGGTGTCTCAACTCATCCGGGCGGGAAAGCCATACAACCTGCAG GTTTATCCCAACGAGCGACACAGCATCCGATGTCCAGAGTCTGGGGAACATTATGAGATTACGCTGCTGCACTTCCTCCAGCAGAACCTCTGA
- the LOC124060529 gene encoding dipeptidyl peptidase 9-like isoform X2: MHRVKRLKTEDKTDDGLESVRGTLAGMTGVDELSDSTEVVEMEDVNPTQFQVEKHTWDGLRKIIHKSRKNTGVIINKAPHDFQFIQKDETSPHSHRIYYLGMPYASRENALLYSDIPKKVRKDALLVLSWKQLLDHFQASPHHGGFSREEELLRERKRLGVSGITSYDYHRPSGLFLFQANSSLYYCRDGGNNSFITSPMQPVEIKSQSSGTRMDPKICPGDPNFIGFINNNDIWVTSIQTSEERRLTFCHKGIDNPKEDTKSAGVATFVTQEEFDRFTGYWWSPAAHEESDGGKTLQILYEEVDESEVEIIHVPSPALEERKTDVYRYPRAGSKNPDITLKIAEIRTDSLGKIVSTQEKELPVPFTMLFPGVEYVTRAGWTKDGRYAWAVMMDRRQQHLQLVLLPPALFIPAHQDEASRLKSLEALGDRVQPFVIYQETSDIWINVHDIFHPFIQTSDDEITFLIVNESKTGFCHLYKITSVLQRGSYDWAKGYMHSEDDFKCPVKEEVTVTSGEWEVLANHGAKRSSSPQIWVDETTKLVYFQGTKDSPLEHHLYVVSYDSPGEIVRLTKPGFSHSCSVSQTFDMFVSHYSNLTTAPCVHIYKLNGSDSDPLHKEPQFWASMMESSGLPYDYTPPEIFNFTGTSGFELYGMLYKPQNLVPGRKHPTVVFVYGGPQVQLVNNSYKGVKYLRLNTLASLGYAVLVIDGRGSCQRGLKFEGAVKDKMGQVEIEDQVEGLHYVADKYKFVDLSRVAIHGWSYGGFLSLMGLIHKPDIFKVAIAGAPVTLWMAYDTGYTERYLDTPDKNSKGYEACSVALHVDKLPNEPNRLLILHGFLDENVHFFHTNFLVSQLIRAGKPYNLQVYPNERHSIRCPESGEHYEITLLHFLQQNL, encoded by the exons ATGCACAGAGTAAAGAGGCTGAaaactgaagacaaaacagacGACGGCCTGGAAAG CGTTAGAGGGACACTGGCAGGCATGACGGGGGTGGACGAGCTCTCGGACAGCACAGAGGTGGTGGAGATGGAGGATGTGAATCCCACTCAATTCCAGGTGGAGAAGCATACATGGGACGGCCTGCGGAAGATCATCCACAAAAGCCGCAAGAACACAGGCGTGATCATCAACAAGGCACCACATGATTTCCAGTTCATCCAGAAGGACGAGACCAGTCCCCACTCCCACCGCATCTACTACCTTG GAATGCCTTACGCCAGCAGGGAAAACGCATTGCTTTACTCAGACATTCCCAAGAAGGTCCGCAAAGATGCTCTGTTGGTTTTGTCGTGGAAACAGCTGCTGGATCACTTCCAG GCCAGCCCTCACCACGGGGGCTTCTCTcgagaggaggagctgctgagagagaggaaacgTTTGGGGGTGTCTGGCATCACCTCCTATGATTACCACCGTCCCAGCGGCCTCTTCTTGTTCCAGGCCAACAGCAGTCTGTACTACTGCCGAGATGGTGGAAATAACAGCTTCATT actTCTCCCATGCAGCCTGTGGAGATTAAAAGCCAGAGTTCAGGCACACGCATGGACCCCAAGATTTGCCCGGGGGACCCCAACTTTATCGGCTTCATCAACAACAACGACATTTGGGTGACCAGCATTCAGACGAGCGAAGAGAGGAGGCTCACCTTCTGCCACAAAG gTATTGATAACCCAAAAGAGGATACTAAATCTGCTGGTGTAGCCACTTTTGTCACACAGGAGGAGTTTGACCGCTTCACTGGCTACTGGTGGTCGCCAGCTGCTCATGAAG AATCGGATGGTGGTAAGACTCTGCAGATTCTGTATGAGGAGGTGGACGAGTCCGAGGTCGAGATCATTCACGTTCCGTCTCCGGCTCTGGAGGAGCGCAAGACTGATGTCTACAGATACCCACGCGCAG GCAGCAAGAATCCTGATATTACTCTCAAAATAGCAGAAATCAGGACAGACAGTCTCGGCAAA ATTGTCAGCACCCAGGAGAAGGAGTTGCCTGTTCCCTTCACCATGCTGTTCCCTGGTGTTGAGTATGTCACCAGAGCCGGATGGACAAAAGACGGCCGATA tgcatgGGCGGTCATGATGGACCGGCGGCAGCAGCACCTCCAGCTGGTCCTGCTGCCCCCAGCGCTCTTCATCCCTGCACATCAGGACGAGGCCAGCAGGCTAAAGAGCTTGGAGGCCCTCGGAGACAGAGTCCAGCCCTTCGTCATCTATCAGGAGACCAGCGACATCTGGATCAAT GTCCATGACATCTTCCATCCGTTCATCCAAACCAGTGATGATGAGATCACCTTCTTAATCGTAAATGAGTCAAAAACAGGCTTCTGCCACCTGTACAAGATCACGTCTGTGTTACAGCGGGGCAGCTACGACTGGGCCAAAGGCTACATGCACTCTGAAG ATGATTTCAAATGTCCGGTCAAAGAGGAGGTGACGGTAACCAGCGGGGAGTGGGAGGTGCTGGCCAATCATGGAGCAAAG CGTTCGTCCAGTCCCCAGATTTGGGTTGACGAGACAACAAAGCTGGTTTACTTCCAGGGAACCAAAGACTCTCCTCTGGAACATCACCTCTACGTCGTGAGCTACGACTCGCCAGGAGAAATTGTTAGACTCACCAAACCCGGCTTCTCTCACAGCTGCTCCGTGAGCCAG ACCTTTGACATGTTTGTCAGCCATTACAGCAACTTGACCACGGCGCCCTGTGTCCACATCTACAAGCTGAACGGCTCAGACAGCGACCCGCTGCACAAAGAGCCGCAGTTCTGGGCGAGCATGATGGAGTCGTCAG GCCTCCCATATGACTACACTCCTCCAGAGATCTTTAACTTCACAGGGACGTCGGGCTTCGAGCTGTACGGCATGTTGTACAAACCACAAAACCTGGTTCCCGGCAGGAAGCATCCCACCGTTGTATTTGTCTATGGCGGTCCGCAG GTACAGTTAGTGAATAACTCCTATAAAGGAGTGAAGTACCTGCGGCTGAACACGCTGGCGTCTCTGGGCTACGCCGTGCTGGTCATCGATGGGCGGGGCTCCTGTCAGCGGGGACTGAAGTTCGAAGGAGCTGTGAAGGACAAAATG GGTCAGGTGGAAATTGAAGACCAGGTGGAGGGTTTGCACTACGTAGCCGACAAGTACAAGTTTGTGGACCTGAGCCGTGTTGCCATCCATGGCTGGTCGTACGGAGGCTTCCTGTCCCTCATGGGCCTCATCCACAAACCTGACATCTTCAAG GTTGCCATTGCAGGAGCTCCAGTGACGTTGTGGATGGCCTACGACACGGGCTACACAGAGCGATATTTGGACACGCCTGACAAAAACTCGAAGGGATATGAAGCTTGTTCTGTCGCCCTGCATGTTGACAAGCTCCCCAATGA GCCCAACAGGTTGCTGATCCTGCACGGGTTTCTAGATGAAAATGTGCACTTTTTCCACACAAACTTCCTGGTGTCTCAACTCATCCGGGCGGGAAAGCCATACAACCTGCAG GTTTATCCCAACGAGCGACACAGCATCCGATGTCCAGAGTCTGGGGAACATTATGAGATTACGCTGCTGCACTTCCTCCAGCAGAACCTCTGA